The following proteins are encoded in a genomic region of Nicotiana sylvestris chromosome 4, ASM39365v2, whole genome shotgun sequence:
- the LOC138889382 gene encoding uncharacterized protein — protein sequence MPEMCPYDTLGGRTPAFHHLSMAIYKMGDGYRQAPPSRARCITQIREQEVITFNCKNIICRFGIPKEINCDNRPQFVGKKMTEFFEKWHIKRILSMPYHPAGNGQEKSSNKIILNILKKKLEDAKGLWPELLSEVLWAYRTTSKTSAGETLYSLVYGTDAVIPVEVREPSPRYSNKSGSSNYESRLQDLDEVEEQRDMAQIRMVAQKQQAERYYNKKAKVRPLRVGDYVLKSKMQAAKDPNEGKLGTNWDGLYKITAAASKGAF from the exons ATGCCAGAAATGTGCCCCTATGATACACTAGGCGGGAGAACTCCTGCATTCCATCACCTCTCCATGGCCATTtataaaatgggggatggatatcgtcagGCCCCTCCCAGTAGGGCGAG gtgcatcaCTCAAATACGTGAACAAGAAGTCATCACGTTCAACTGTAAAAacataatatgccgctttggcatccccaaagaaatcaattGCGACAACAGACCCCAGTTTGTCGGGAAAAAGATGACtgagttcttcgaaaaatggcatATCAAGCGGATACTCTCCATGCCATATCATCCTGCCGGCAACGGTCAAGAGAAATCCtccaataaaataatattaaacatATTAAAGAAAAAGCTTGAAGATGCCAAAGGGCTATGGCCGGAACTGCTATCGGAGGTTCTATGGGCCTACCGCACAACGTCGAAGACCAGCGCAGGTGAGACGTTGTATTCATTGGTCTACGGCACCGATGCAGTCATACCTGTTGAGGTCAGGGAACCTAGCCCGAGATATTCCAATAAGAGTGGATCAAGCAACTACGAAAGTAGGTTACAAGACCTGGATGAGGTTGAAGAACAAAGGGATATGGCACAGATAAGAATGGtggcccaaaaacaacaagcagaaaggtactataacaagaaggccaaagtacgaCCACTCAGAGTCGGGGACTACGTACTAAAGTCCAAAATGCAAGCAGCGAAggacccgaatgaagggaaactgGGAACAAATTGGGACGGGTTGTACAAAATCACAGCAGCAGCAAGTAAAGGAGCATTCTAA